The following DNA comes from Papaver somniferum cultivar HN1 chromosome 4, ASM357369v1, whole genome shotgun sequence.
GCTTCCCTATACCCTTACAACATTCAAAACCGATACACCAATCTTAATTGCCTGCCACGTGTATACAGTCAACTACTTTTTGCAGTCTCTCGTAGATGAGGATTTCAGTGTTGCAAATCTGATGTTGGCTTGCTACAGATAATCAGTTTCTAATtcagtaaattaaaaaaaatcagaaagtaaaaaagAATATATTTATTTTACTGATAATATTTTTGCAGTTAAGAGAGCAGTGAAGAGGAAGAAccagaagaagaaacaaacaacCAGAAGTTTTAACATTACAGAGAAAACctccatttttgtttttctaCAGCCTGTGGACTAATCAAATCCCGCGTTTATGACTCCGGAATGATcggttatcatcatcatcatcatcaacatgccATCACGACAACTATCACAAACACCAACACCACCGTTTTTTGTACCGCCAGAAGACGTAGTAGTAGTACCATCAACagaagcaacaacaacagcagcaacagcgtCAAACAACCAGACCCCAACACTTCcttataatcatcataatcatcatcataagTTTCCATTGCCAGCAGTGTTGATTACAATCGCGATGGTATTTACATTATTAACATTTTTAGCGATTTTATATCGAAAATTATCTCGTAAAAGAACAGTCCCGACAtcagatctaaaccctaaaccaCAGCGGTACTCGTACTCTGTACTTCGTCGTGCTACTGGAGCATTTGCGGCTTCGAATCGATTAGGTCAAGGTGGATTTGGTTCAGTGTATAAGGGTGTGTTAACAAATGGTCAAGAAATTGCTGTGAAATTAATGGATTCGATTGGTTCGTTACAAGGAGAAAGAGAATTTCAGAATGAATTGAGCATAGCTGGTAAAATTGATTCGCAATATGTTGTTAATTTGATTGGATTTTCTAGCGATACGAAACGGAGAAGAATGTTGTTAGTTTATGAATTGATGATTAATAGGAGTTTACAAGATGCATTACTTGATAGGAAATGTGTTGAATTGATGGAATGGAAAAAGAGATTTTGTATTGCTGTTGATATTGCTAAAGGACTTGAGTTTCTTCATTATCAATGTGATCCTGTTATTATTCATGGTGATATTAAACCTAGTAATATTCTTCTTGATAGTGATTTTAATGCAAAGATTGCTGATTTTGGTCTTGCTAGATCTAAGATTGATGATgcttatggtggtggtggtggtggtggaggaggggATTTGGTTTCTGGAGTTTCTGAGGTTTCAGGGattgaaattgaagaagaagtagaagaagagagaaaagttTGTAATAATGaattgaaaaagaagaaaattgaagGAGGAGGAGGATCTGAGATTTTAACTGATAATGGATCTATAATTGATGGAACTGAGAGTGTTTTGACTGGTTATGAAGAAGTAGGTTTTGTGGAAGCATCACCGGAGAGTTGTATTATTAGAGTTACGGATGGTGTGGAAGCTGCGTCGTCTGAAAATGTGATTGTTTTGTCGCCTGAAGCAGTTACAGCAACAGAAGAAGCATCACCGCCTTCGGAGATTATGGGGACGAGTATATCAGAAGGGAATTTCGATAGGCTTAGTATGGATAGTAGGAAAGATTTGGTTGGTGATGGGAATAGGAAGAGTAGTAGTAGGAAGAAGAGTGGTACAGGGAAAGATTGGTGGTGGAAACAAGATGGTGGGTGTGGATCGGAGTCTGGTGTGAAAGATTATGTAATGGAATGGATAGGAACTGAAATTAAGAAAGAAAGGCCTAAAAGCGAGTGGGTTACTACCGTAGGTGAAGATATGTGTAAAGCGAATTGTAAACCGGATAAAAAGAAACAGCATAGGCGTCTTGAATGGTGGGCGTCGTTAGATGAAGATAAggtaaagaagaaggagaaaactaGACCTGCTAGAGAGTGGTGGAGGGAAGAATTTTGTGAGGAACTtagtaagaaaaagaagaaaagggagttgAAGTCTACTAGTAGTGGTGCAGGAGGAGGAGATAATTGGTGGCAGAGAGAGGAAGATATGAATGTTGatgttaaaaagaagaagaaaaggaattggAGTAGAGGTAGTAGAGGAAGTGTTGATTGGTGGTTAGATGGTTTGAGCGGGGAAATTAAATCTTTCGGAAGAAATAGTCGAGATTGGGTAAGTGGAGAAATCCCTAAAAGTGGCGGAATCAGTAGTACTCCGAGTATGAGAGGCACGGTATGCTACATTGCTCCTGAATATGGTGGTGGTGGACAACTCTCTGAGAAATGTGATGTTTATAGCTACGGAGTTCTTTTATTAGTTCTTGTGTCTGGTCGTCGGCCATTGCAAGTTACGGCTTCACCAATGTCAGAATTCGAACGTGCGAATCTCATTTCATGGGCTCGACATCTTGCCCATAGTGGGAAGCTTCAGGAACTCTTTGATCCAGCTATTCAGTCGTTGGATCGAGAACAGGCTCTTCTTTGTGTCACTGTTGCACTTCTCTGTTTGCAACGATCGCCCTCTAAACGGCCCAATATTAGAGAAGTTGTTGGGATGCTTACGGGAGAATCAGAGGCTCCGCACTTGCCCTTCGAGTTTTCACCCTCACCGCCTTCTGGTTTCCCATTTAAGTCACGGAAGAAACCTAGgtgagttttttgttttcttactcATTTTCATGAATGTTAGTAGTGTACTGATGTAGGTCATATATATTCAACATCTTGTGTAGGTGTTTGATgtaaaaaaacaattttttttttcaatgcaattaagTTATCTTCTTCTTGCTCTCTTCGGGTTTGTTGCTTTCTTTTGTGTCCAGCAGTTATTCAAATGGTAAACACTTCAGGGAGCCATTATAAGAAAAGATTACCATAATCAATTTTCAGCAAAATATGCACGTTTGTCATTAGTGTCTTATGAGGAACTGACTCTCCATGCATCTTAGCTAGGCGAATACATTTTATTATTCAGCTCTGCAACTTAAGCTTCGTGTCTCCCTGGGTTTGTGCACTGAAATGTGAAAAAACTGTAGATTTTTGTACCAGTGAATTAGTGGGATTCACGAACACTGGAAAAACAACTGTCTAGGATCATGTTCATTTTGTGTCCCTAAAACTTCAAATGCTGCCCAAAAACACTTATAAACTGTATGTAAAATGTTTGTTTATCCAAAATATCTCAAGGTGCAATCTTTTATGTGAGTAGTTATTCATATGTTATGTTCTCTTCTAAACAACCTGCTTAGAAAAACTTTGTATAGACTGGTATGACCTCATATACTGGTTCACTTTCTCCCTAAGTTCCTTAAAATAAAGGTTACTGAGTTTTGTTCCGTAATCTCTTGCAACTCCAGGCAAGTTGGTTACCTAAGAATTCTGTAGCTCAATTTTGATTCTAGTTTTGTTCTACAATCATAAGTAGCTCTGACCATATCACCAATAGATTTACTGGGACTAAATTGTGCTGTTAGCAATCAAACAAAACCAAGTAAAAAGATAGAACAAGAAAAATATGTGTAATTTCCAATGCTGGCGCTATGGTTACCGGAAGATGGCTTCTCTTGTTTTACACTGGAAAGTGGAAACTGGTTTTTCATGTCTAGGAGATGCAAATTCTAATGGAGTGGAGTACTGCCAAAAAGTAGGCCACTGTAGTTTTTTCCATCACAAGATTTGTCATTGAGACTAAGGTACGTATTTTAACTTCTCTGGTCATCATGAGTTACTGCAGTTGAGA
Coding sequences within:
- the LOC113274990 gene encoding receptor-like serine/threonine-protein kinase At2g45590, whose protein sequence is MPSRQLSQTPTPPFFVPPEDVVVVPSTEATTTAATASNNQTPTLPYNHHNHHHKFPLPAVLITIAMVFTLLTFLAILYRKLSRKRTVPTSDLNPKPQRYSYSVLRRATGAFAASNRLGQGGFGSVYKGVLTNGQEIAVKLMDSIGSLQGEREFQNELSIAGKIDSQYVVNLIGFSSDTKRRRMLLVYELMINRSLQDALLDRKCVELMEWKKRFCIAVDIAKGLEFLHYQCDPVIIHGDIKPSNILLDSDFNAKIADFGLARSKIDDAYGGGGGGGGGDLVSGVSEVSGIEIEEEVEEERKVCNNELKKKKIEGGGGSEILTDNGSIIDGTESVLTGYEEVGFVEASPESCIIRVTDGVEAASSENVIVLSPEAVTATEEASPPSEIMGTSISEGNFDRLSMDSRKDLVGDGNRKSSSRKKSGTGKDWWWKQDGGCGSESGVKDYVMEWIGTEIKKERPKSEWVTTVGEDMCKANCKPDKKKQHRRLEWWASLDEDKVKKKEKTRPAREWWREEFCEELSKKKKKRELKSTSSGAGGGDNWWQREEDMNVDVKKKKKRNWSRGSRGSVDWWLDGLSGEIKSFGRNSRDWVSGEIPKSGGISSTPSMRGTVCYIAPEYGGGGQLSEKCDVYSYGVLLLVLVSGRRPLQVTASPMSEFERANLISWARHLAHSGKLQELFDPAIQSLDREQALLCVTVALLCLQRSPSKRPNIREVVGMLTGESEAPHLPFEFSPSPPSGFPFKSRKKPRDANSIGMENC